From the genome of Vicia villosa cultivar HV-30 ecotype Madison, WI linkage group LG2, Vvil1.0, whole genome shotgun sequence, one region includes:
- the LOC131646361 gene encoding thioredoxin H2-like, producing MGSNISNIEPVVERSSHPSPILTFHSTAKWKAHFEASKQTNKLMVIDFTAAWCGPCKHMNSVIKEFAAKYKDVEFIKIDVDELMEVANAFQVQAMPTFILIKNGKVVEKVVGAKKEELQKMIEKRRRILSV from the exons ATGGGATCCAACATTTCCAATATAGAGCCTGTTGTTGAGAGATCATCACACCCATCTCCCATCCTCACCTTCCATTCCACAGCTAAATGGAAGGCTCACTTTGAGGCttccaaacaaacaaacaagctg ATGGTGATTGACTTCACGGCTGCATGGTGTGGACCTTGCAAGCACATGAATTCAGTTATCAAAGAATTTGCTGCAAAATACAAAGATGTTGAGTTCATTAAGATTGATGTGGATGAGTTAATG GAGGTGGCAAATGCATTTCAGGTGCAAGCAATGCCAACATTTATTCTGATTAAGAATGGAAAAGTGGTTGAAAAGGTTGTGGGGGCTAAAAAGGAGGAGTTACAGAAGATGATTGAGAAACGTAGGAGGATTTTGAGTGTGTGA